GTTATTTAGATTTGGATATCCTCATCAAAAATGGACAAATTGACATGACCCTAAACGGCCTTCTTGATTAATCCGCGAGAAAAAAGATATAACATTCAGGACTATTTaactttgtattatttttttctgaatacgTGAAAACGAATACTATTATagataataaaaaacaattggTAAAAAGTCCGCATGGACAGCTCTTGAGAAACACAGTGTTGTATTACAATAGGTTAGTGTCGTCAAAGTCACATGATCCCTCCAGAACTAGCTCCCATCATGCAATAGTTTTGGTTGTTGTGTTTCAGTCCGCGGTGGGACCTGGAGTAACCCGACCTGTGCCCCGGGACGTCACACCATCACGCACCTGTTTGAGTGGAAATGGAGCGACATCGCCGCGGAATGTGAGCGCTTCCTCGGTCCCATGGGGTACTGCGGGGTCCAGGTGAGTACGTCATAATAGTTTCTCAATAATATATCATCTCATCATGTCAATTACATACATGTTAACAACTTGCACACATATATATCAACTATGAATATGTTAGCATATTGTACACCCAGAAATTATCCCACACATACATGTTAACAAATTGTCCACCTATATATTTCTTACCATTTACATTATATACAGGCATATATATCATCTCATCCAAGGACATGTTAACACATTGTAAACATATACATCATTTTAACCATGGCTAAATATAGCCCATAAACCATCTCAACCATGGACCTGCTAAATATAACACATCTTAAATCATCTCAAACATTGGCATGCTAACTCAtaatacatctatatattcTCAACCAAGGACTCGTATAATACACTTATATCATCTCAACCATGGACACGTTCACTCAGAAAATACATCTACGTGTTTATCATCTTAGCCAAGGGCATGTTAACACGTTGTGGACTTGTTAAATATAGCACACCTTAAATCATCTCTACCATGGGCAAGTTAACTCATATAATACATCCATATCATATCAATCTAAGACACAAGAAGACAAAATATCTATGCAAATGATAGGCATGGCATCTCTAGTAATTtatcgaattttttttcttcaaactgcTGTTTGTTCTAGATTTCCCCTCCCAGTGAGAACAGGATAGTGACTAATCCTAACCGACCCTGGGAGGAAAGATATCAGCCCGTGTCCTACAAATTGGTCACCAGAAGTGGAAACGAGGCTGACCTCCGAGATATGATACAGAGATGTAATAAGGTCAATGTGAGGTAGGCCTTTCAGGTTATTTCTGTCATTGATAAAGTCAAcgttttttgttcttttttctaTCAACTGTTAAAGTATTGcaaatttgacatcatttaatAAACACTGTTATTAGGTACAATGTAATTGCATATTTAACACGCTGAGGATCTTGGTCTTAAACAAAAAGTTTTGTACcaaaaatgtaaattgaatATCAAAGGTACTCTGCATTCTCCGATCTTTGTTCAAGTTTATCTGGGCATGTAGAATCTATGCTGACGTCGTGTTTAATCACATGACCGGATCTGGAGCATTCGGAACCGGAACTGGTGGTTCTCATTGGGACAGCGGCACCCTAAGCTATCCCGGCGTCCCTTTCTCTGCCTGGGATTTTAATGGTGGTACCGAATGTAGCACAGGAGATGGCGGCATCCATAATTACAACGACCCTAACGAAGTGCGAAACTGTCGTCTGCTGGGTATGGCCGATCTGAAACTATCCAAGGATTACGTACGTGACACCGTCGCGGGATATTTGAATCACCTGATAAGTTTGGGAGTGGCTGGTTTCAGAGTGGACGCCGCTAAGCACATGTGGCCCGGAGATCTTCGCGCCGTTTTTGAGAGACTGCATGATTTGAATACCGCCTATTTTACTGCAGGAACCAAACCCTTTATATACCTGGAGGTGATTGACTTAGGAAATTAGCCAATCAAATCCGCGGAATATACCGGTATTGCCCGCGTCACAGACTTCATTTATGGCATAAAAATAGCTGAAGTGTTTAGGTAAGATTAATTCTTGTCTGAATTCTCTTTCTCTTTAACTTTCTGTCTCTCTGAGTAAGTATGTGTGTTTGGGGAACGGGGGAGAGTACAGTTTTGCAGtcatatgtttataaaacaGACACCACAATCAAGCAAAATGGCTGAGGACCTGGGGGGACCATTGGGGGATGCCTAACTCCAATGACGCTGTTGTTTTCATCGATAACCATGATACACAAAGGGGACACAGCGGGGAAGGTAAagtatattatattcatttgataGTTCATTCTGTagtgttattttgtaaatttacacTGTATTCTATAGGGTtaacaatttctttaaatttgcaAGTATCAGCCGATAATTATCAGGTACGTGAGTATGGGCCTATtgcttacatgtaatatgcGAACAATGGTTAAAATATGGACATGTTGGTCCATATGCCAACAATGTTCAAATTAAGCATGGGTTAATTGGTCAATATTCTAGCAATGATTAAAGCATGATGGTACTTTTGCCCAGTTTGCCAGCAATGGTTTGCTTATGCAAGATTTCGAGTGAGAAACAGTATGAAGTTACtgttattaagaaaaatgttgaaaattgatttatttactagggtttttttttcattgttaggAACATGTTGCTTTATAGATATGATGTTTACATGTGCCATGTTTAGAGTCTTTGACGATTTTACATGGTTTCTAAAACAGGTGGCGTTCTGACATTTTACGAACCACGGTCTTACAAAATGGCGACAGAGTTCATGTTGGCGCATCCTTACGGCTTTACGCGTGTGATGAGCAGCTACCGATGGAACAGAGACTTCCATTATGGTAGAGATCACAATAGCTGGATGGGACCCCCTCATAATGGCGACATGAGCATCAAAAGTCCCTCCATACAACCAGACATGTCTTGTGGAAATGGATGGGTATGTAACACAAAGCATTGAGGTCAAGGACCTGACATTGTTAAAATCAAGATAGATCACTTTTTTAGGGATTCTGGGGTCCATATCGTACATTAACTTGTTGAACGGTTCGAATcacaatttgatttaaatattaaaagataacttttttattataaggtCTGTGCGCACAGATGTCGTCAAATACACAACATTGTTGCCTTCAGTAACGTTGTCATgggaacattttttattaaataactaTGCACGTGCTTACATTTTGAAGATTTCAAAGATACCATCTCTCGTAAATAGACTTTAAACAATGAACCTTTTCTTAAGATATGTGAGCACAGATGGCGTCAAATATACAACATGGTTGCCTTCCGTAACGTTGTCATGGGAACGACAATGACAAATTGGTGGGACAACGGTGACTACGCCATCGCTTTCTCTAGAGGAAACAAGGGTTTTATCGTCATCAACGCGGGAACTTCAGATATAAATGTAAACTTACAAACTGGCTTGTCACAAGGAATGTATTGTGACGTAATTTCCGGTAATTACGAAAATGGCAGCTGTACCAGAAATGAAGTTCACGTTGGTGGTGATGGAGACGCCCATTTTCACATCAGTTCCGGAAGTGAGGATCCAGTGATCGCTATACATATAGGTATAAAACGTTATTATTGAAagatatcaatcatttttaatcGTATCGCCTGATGCTTTcgattaataatttaattaattcatttatttacgtTGTTTGGTGGTTTACAAGAGAATGGAGGTAGCCGATTGTGCAGCAATGAAACATAACTCCATCAGCAACCTCCATACTCCATCAATGAAAGCTCAAGTTTGTTTCTGTTCATTTACAAACAGAATGGTTACATAGCTGGAAGGTTTAATATGCTGGGTCCGGGCaatcagttttttaatgttGTTAGAATTGTATCAAacttcaaaagtgttaaaaaaagacattatgaatcaaaatgaatatttccTTATTAATGATAGGTATTTGAATACGAATACTCACCAGCTGACTGCTCTCTTCGGGATGGTTATAAACAAATCTATTGATTTTGTATTAGGATAACTCTGTCTTTTAGATATGTTAAGGGGGCTTGATGGATAAAATTAACCATATgtcatgtttacatttttatgatatgatttgtttagatATAAACtattacactgtacatgtatttagtcgagaaaaaatccaatattttaccttttttttaattttggtattttcatgtattttatatacagCTTTTCTATTAAAGGATCAGTAAAGCCTAAAAATGGCCTCGACCATCGAGCCATCCTAAAACAAACTTGAAAACTGGTTATATGAActgttataaaaataattaagataGTTTCGGTAGATCGTTAAGGGTACCACCAAAAGCAGTAACTTgcttgacattaaaaaaaatatttatcattatttttcccAGGTGCAAAGAAAGGTTCGACAAAGAAGGTGACAACATAGTGAAATGAAGGATCATATTAGGTGCCTCATATAAaaagcatatttttatatttacttattaaaaaatgacaaaccaTCAATGTTGTTTcgttttttaatttacttttatttatttaatttttcatttttaatcaattttaattttaataaacattttataatttttattttaccataGATTTTAGGTAACCTCACAACAATCTCCCTTCAAAGCAGAATGATAATTGTGATATATATCGAGAATTGAAAAAGATGACTCTTGTGACGTTACTACAAAACTCAATCTGATTGGAGGATGACAGCTGACTTAAATGAATAAGGAATCAATCCTCGAGTATTGTGTGGTGATTAAATACGGTCGGAGTGACCAAATTcaataaagcccttcgggctctttgatagatttgatcacgcctgaGCGTATTTGAGCACCTCATAATATCAacagaatgattccttataatAATTACTTATATagttttcagcaattgtacgttttgatattaaaatagtcATTGACGATCTGTATAGGGccatatacattacaaaatcgattggGTGTTGTTATCATAGACAAAGACACTACAAAATGTAAAGACATTTGATTCATCAAAATATCAGCGCATATTGTTTTCACTAAGCAATTCAGATACTGGTATAAGTTTGCTTGTTACAATCAATCAACAGTCGCGACAGAACATTTAGCGTATTTTTGCGAATAGTTTTCAGCATGATacacattaaattttaaagttttttttaattttcttcaatatcctcttttgaaaaacatatacatgtacgctGACCAAGAATAAAAGGTTCATTATGATAAATACAATAATTTGAAAACCATGGTATACaatgatattaaattttctcaatttttgTACCGGGTTTGTGTTGACGTTCCTTATAGTAGCGTAGATAAACGAAACCTTGATACTAGTATTTGGTGATTGGTGTTAGCCTCAAGTAACAGTCTCAAACGAAAATCAATCTAAATGGACTGgcattatgaaaattttcaaattaacttATTTATTCTCTTAAAACCATATAAATAGTACAAGAGGTGCAAgacatataaacatatatacataccaTACATACAAACAGTCTCGATGAGCAGAGCTGGATCATTTTTGCTTATGGAGAACAGACAAtctcataaattttaattatgaagATAAGTAAGGAGCCAGAGCTTTCGGAAGGTTAGTGTCTAAACTGTTCTAACGACAGGTTTTATTAACtttcaatctaaaaaaaatggtCATTTCGTCCTCGATATTGTTCTAAATACAATTTGTTAATAACTATATATTTACTATAAATAAGTGGCGCGTCATCGACAACTACATGTAGATCAATTGATCCGAAAACACTGGGCAAAATTCAACCAACTGCAAAGTGTTCAACCGGAAGTGTTTGTGTTATCCAGCTAAAGCTCAAGTCGCGGGTCACAGCCAGAGGTCAGTGTCGTTTCATCAGTCTTCACCACTTAATATTAAAGGTGTATAGGAATCATATACGGCAAGTCAAACGAATGTTATTTATGGCCTCTTAGGGGATCTCATACAGTACGCAACTGCCTTTAAGAGGTACATCCGGGCACCAGACCTCCGAACAGAGGTAAATTGAAGTACTGACTCAGAAATATCGAACAGAACGTCCgacatcttttaaaattatatttcaaaatttgacgTTGCATAAAATGGTATGTCGAAATAGCATTCGTTTGACTTGCCGTCGATGTGGCTGATTTACCTAACGCCAGGAATTTCACCTAGATTACGCAAGGTTTTGACAGAGAATTGACAAGTTTTAAAAAGCATGTGGTCGAAtaaaaaacaagaacaaaagGTAGATTTTGTGTTAtcttattaaattattaaaaaacaaacaaaaaagtggATTAATGACACACGAAACACTTCAGTCTTCCCTTAATATGTTATGTCGTCACCTTCTTTGCCGAACCTTTCTTTGCACCTAAAAAAGTGATTGaagatattttatgatttagatATTTATGTGGATTTAAAACATACTCCTTTGTCTACGAACGATTACAAATGTAACTAATGGCCATATCTGTTCCCATTCTTGAATAAGAAGttgaatttgtctttgaattctTAAATACCTTAATGCATTATATCAATAACCCTTCAGACATACACACTAGATAGTTGTCATTCCCATTCTTTGTTTCTTTGGTGTATATAGAGCGATCTGACATTTGATGCATAATAGAATAAACATGCAAAAGATGAAAAGACGCTGATAGAGAAAGTTTCTTATTTTTACCTATATGTATAGCAACCACTGGGTCATCACTTCCGGAACTTATATGGAAATGGGCGTGTCCGTCACCACCAACGTGAACTTCATTTCCGGTACAGCGGCCATTATCATAATTGCCAGAAATTACGTCACAATACATTCCTTGTGACAAGCCAGTTTGTAAGTTTACATTTATATCTGAAGTTCCCGCGTTGATGACGATAAATCCCTTGTTTCCTCTAGAGAAAGCGATGGCGTAGTCACCGTTGTCCCACCAATTTGTCAATGTCGTTCCCATGACAACGTTACGGAAGGCAACCATGTTGTATATTTGACGCCATCTGTGCTCACAAATCTGTAGAAAAGGATCAATGTCAATGTTAAAATTCTACAAAAAGAGGTGTTATACAATGTGATTTTTGAAATGTTAGCACATGTATAATTATCTGATCAAAATTTCAGTACTTCTCGTATTGTATCTCAAGAAAGTCCTATCACATTTTATACATGAAAGTCCCTTCACCTATTGATGCGTTGCGTCAAATTTAGTTGATATTGTAAGTCGTTTA
The window above is part of the Magallana gigas chromosome 10, xbMagGiga1.1, whole genome shotgun sequence genome. Proteins encoded here:
- the LOC105342874 gene encoding LOW QUALITY PROTEIN: alpha-amylase (The sequence of the model RefSeq protein was modified relative to this genomic sequence to represent the inferred CDS: substituted 1 base at 1 genomic stop codon), producing the protein MFQVLLWCPLFVGIVRGGTWSNPTCAPGRHTITHLFEWKWSDIAAECERFLGPMGYCGVQISPPSENRIVTNPNRPWEERYQPVSYKLVTRSGNEADLRDMIQRCNKVNVRIYADVVFNHMTGSGAFGTGTGGSHWDSGTLSYPGVPFSAWDFNGGTECSTGDGGIHNYNDPNEVRNCRLLGMADLKLSKDYVRDTVAGYLNHLISLGVAGFRVDAAKHMWPGDLRAVFERLHDLNTAYFTAGTKPFIYLEVIDLGNXPIKSAEYTGIARVTDFIYGIKIAEVFRHHNQAKWLRTWGDHWGMPNSNDAVVFIDNHDTQRGHSGEGGVLTFYEPRSYKMATEFMLAHPYGFTRVMSSYRWNRDFHYGRDHNSWMGPPHNGDMSIKSPSIQPDMSCGNGWICEHRWRQIYNMVAFRNVVMGTTMTNWWDNGDYAIAFSRGNKGFIVINAGTSDINVNLQTGLSQGMYCDVISGNYENGSCTRNEVHVGGDGDAHFHISSGSEDPVIAIHIGAKKGSTKKVTT